The DNA window TTCAGTAAGCTATTCCTTTATTTGCAAACCAAAATCATTCAGTCTTCTATTCAAAAACATTCTTCAGCTAAGACTAGATGGTCCATGCTAATCTTGTCtcaaattataattaataattttgcTGGTATTTCTAACAGTCATTGAAATGTCCAGTAACCTTGCAGCAAGCATGCTTGTAAACAGTATAGTAATagtgaggatgtgtgtgtagTTCAAAGTCTTAATGGTAGTTATGCAAGTTCCATTACAATGATGACAACTTGTGACTGAACACTAAACCCATTCACTGCACTTTTCATAGTAATGCCTTAAGGTCTATTTATGTGTACAGTTGATTGAGCATGTACACATAAGCTGGAGTGGCAGAGTCCTGACAGTCAGTTACATTAAGCGGTAGTGGTTATTTGTAGCTGTGCTTATTGTTAGTTGGTCCCACTGTCTGCTAAAATTGTAGACTGCTGCTAACTGATTAACTTGTCAGTGCTTAAGCAGGCTGCTAATCCTTCTAGTTTCTTACAGGCATCTCAGATTAGACTGTGCAAGACAGCAGGGATTCAGCTGCCTGAACCCTGATGGGCCACACACATGAGCCTCATGTGCTTATGAAATGcacttctctctgctctgtgttctgGTTCAAGGTCTCAGCTCGTTTGATATTATCTTCATTTGACCCCACTTCTAAGGCACTTTGCTTCTCTCTATCTTAATAACACTAGTATCTCAGCTAGCCAGTGTAAAATTGTCATGTATCCTGTGTCATGCCCATGACCCAGCTCCACCCTGTAATTACAGGACAGATCGCTAGAACACACATGGTTTCAAAGTAGTTTgagcttttgttttaattggaCCATTTAGACAAGCTAGTTAGACTTGATGACATAATGTTGCTTGCTCATAGTGTCTTTTTATACTTAATTCATTGCTTTGATCAAATCAGATCACAGTGATGTAGTTCGAGGCAGTTCTAATCAAACCTCACCCTGACTGATCACATGTAGCTGTCCTTGGCATTGTGATGCTGGATATATGAGTCAGCCAAGTTCCTGGACTTAAGGCAAgctgtgaaagaaaagaaacgaACAGAGCTGCAGTAACAACAAAATCAGACCTTCACAGGGAAAATGTCAGATGAAAACTGAGGCAAGTTAATTAAGACAATGAACTTGGTGATATCCAGATGCCCACTTTTCAATGGTGCATAGTCAAAACTGTTTAAATTCCAATAGTGAATTTTTACAGTAATATGAAAAATGATGTCTGCATGCGGCTTGATTCAGCGACACGTTTCTTGAGAGAAATATTGTGGTTTCTGTTGCTATGGATGAGCAGAACCATCTCatggtttttcttttgtgtcagCATCACTGTGAATGAAGGTGGTATGACAAATTCTCACACTTCCTGTATCCTGTGTCAGTTTTGTCTGCTTCTTGCATCCTGCTGACTCACATAGTTTCAAGCTCCTTTTACCACTCTGCCAGCCAGCTGAACCCTCTTTTCATGGCCTTATCCCTATGATAACATGAattacatacataaatacatatattagtTTAGCAGAGACTAATTCCaatatacagttatatataCAGCATGTGAATTTACATTTGAACTGTATCTGTACTCCTCTATCTCTTCTCATTTGCAGGTGGTTTTGCTATCGTTTTTTTGGTGCGGACTCATCAGAGCCTTCGCTGTGCATTAAAAAGGATGTACGTCAACAATGAACACGACCTGCAGGTCTGCAAACTTGAGATACAGATTATGGTGAGTAACACACTACAGTAACTGCTGAATGCAGAAGAGCAGATTATTTTTTGTTAGTGTCAACATTCCAGCTTCCAGTACCAGCGGGGAATTATCAACATCAGGAAAATGTGGCAAATATACATAACTTACTAATATGGAAGAAACATTTAATTgcattctttaatttttttttttttttcttgaaaattaaacatttattcactCTTATGTTAATGTTTCTCATGGCTTCATTCCGTCATATCCATGACTGTGACAGAGGGAGCCGTGGCATATTCATGATATTGGTTATACAtgcaatttttaaaaatgtatttagtttttaatcaaCATAGTCAACATAAACATAGATTTAACATAAACAGACTGGCACCTTTGAATTGCTCTTTGCCTTTTCAACCCAGTAAGTTAGTTGGTGCACACAGTCGGCACATGTGGAATTTCACAGTAAATTCAGCATTAAGTTCTTCAAAAGCTTGCATGTGATAAAGTCACAAAATCTGGCTGACCTACCAGTCTCAATGAATAGATTGATGAgtgcattttactttttttttttttttttgactggaGCTGGTCATCCTCATCTAATCATTTCAGTGCATTaggttctgctgctgctggatacTGCCGTcactactttaaaaaaaaaaaaaaaaaaaggaaccagGGTGCTTGTTCAGACGACACTTTTAGATGACGTCAGATTAATGGAAAGGAGTGTATGTCTGAAAGGGGCTTAAGTTAAACGAACCAGCTCCTGCACCAACACCCTGGGTGGCATGACTTTCTCTGGATGATTAGCATCATTAATTCCTGTCCAGACCTTCGGCACAGGATCAGCTTCTCTttgcaaatgaaaaatagaCTGAATAGATGCAAACTTGGATGTATTTTGTAGTTGTTAAATCTATGAAAACTGTATTTCCattgtttgtcagtgttgttctttctgtgtttatttacacagaGGGACCTTGTGGGCAACAAAAACATAGTTGGTTTCCTGGACTCCAGCATAACTGCAGTTGGAGCTGGCGATGTTTGGGAAGTGCTAATCTTAATGGACTACTGTCGAGGTAAGTTGGCCCACACCCTGTGCCTTTCTGTCTCAGTTGAACTCAAAACTCCATTACCCGCGGCTCCTCAAAGCATCCTGTTCTGCTCGAAGGCAAATATTTAACTGATAGGAGGTCTTTTTCAGTTCATACGTCACTGAGCAGTGTTATTTGTAGAATGTTGAAATATTACTATGAAGCTGTCGAAGCCTCTGTAGAATGAAACATTTCCCAGAGGTTGTTTTGGAGCTTAACTGAAAACGAATGTTTTGACGTTGTTTATAAGTACCATGTCAATTTTCAAACTTTAGCAAAACAATTAGATAAATGTAAGACTATGTATATATTGTAAGATTATTTCATTATCTAATCATTTTGACACTTTTTACAATATATCTTAGAGATGCAAGTGCCTTTGAAAATGTAGTAGAAAAACAGTAGTGAGCAGATAGATCTGGTGTTCATTTGATTGACTGTTAGTTGACCTATTTATTTTGTGCAGGTGGGCAGGTGGTTAACCTAATGAACCAGCGGTTACAAACAGGGTTTTCTGAAGCCGAGGTGTTACAGATCTTTTGTGACACATGCGAGGCAGTTGCTCGTCTCCACCAGTGCAAGACTCCAATCATCCATCGAGATCTCAAGGCAAGTCTAATTTCGTCCCCGACATGAAGCAAATTTATAACCATGCAAATTAAATCTAAGTAATTTGTTATGACATTATTTATACTTCATGCACTCTCATCACGTCTTTCTCATGTAGGTAGAAAATATTCTTCTGCATGACCGAGGACACTATGTGCTCTGTGACTTTGGAAGTGCCACCAACCACTTCCAAAACCCACAAACGGAGGGTGTCCCCATAGTGGaggaagaaattaaaaagtaagttgttgggtttttttttctgatttctctAAATGTTCTATCCTTTTTATAACTACATTTTAGAAGCTCGCTGACATGCTCTCAATACCAGGTACACTACTCTGTCATACCGTGCTCCAGAGATGGTCAACCTCTACGGGGGAAAGGTGATCACAACAAAGGCAGATATTTGGGTGAGATTATCTAGATTATATGATCAGAATTACTGTTGAAATGATATGTGACATTTTGGACACAGAGTCACATTTAATAATAGTgatatgttttctctctgtataGGCTTTGGGTTGCCTACTCTATAAGCTGTGTTACTTCACACTTCCGTTTGGGGAGAGCCAAGTGGCTATCTGTGATGGAAGTTTCACTATCCCAGACAACTCCCGTTACTCCCAGGACATGCACTGTCTCATCAGTGAGTAATCTTGTATCACGGATTATACTCATTGTACTGATCTTGCATCATGTGCGGTAAATGTACAATTAAGTCTATGTTTTTTGTctgataaacacattttctgttgacCTCTCAGGATACATGCTGGAACCTGACCCAGACAAGAGGCCAGACATCTACCAAGTATCCTACTTTGCCTTTAAAGTGGCTCGGCGAGAGTGTCCAATCCCAAATGTACATGTAAGTCAGTATGATCAGAAAAATGGCAGGAATTTGAGATGAAAGTATGTTGTAGGGTTAGTCTCCttactttattttgtaatgacATTGGAGAAAAGCGATGTTTTTCCAGTTGTTTGTCCTCCAGAATtattatactgtgtgttatACTAGTATCATTAGTATCtagtgtattttaaatgtagCTCAGTTCTTGGTCTACCGATTCAGCCAAATCTCACTTTAATTTTGGGGTATTGAAGTCTTTTGAGATCAGTGAGATATCATATCAGTgagattattatattatgtctGGCTGATATAATTGTCAGTGATAGGAATAAGATCAACAAGTTGGTTCTACTATAGGCTTGACACTGATTCATTAGAGTCTGTTCTGAGAAAAGATCAGAAGGAGAGTACACACCAGCAGTGCTTGTAATAATTAGAAAGTATGAAATTCCCACTTTATCTCCAAGGACACTGTTTCTGTGCTGGGCTGCAGAGGAGGTATTTGGTATTAAAAAAATCCACTCAATTTGTCTAAAGGAAAGATTATAGCAAGactgtttcagtgttcatgtGGAAACCTGCCTGTTGTTTTATGACACACTTGATGCACTGTGAACCTACATCTTCCTTTAAATAAGATTAAAATGGGCAATCGGTATCCATTCAAGGAAGCTCAGAATCCATAGTGGAAAGTAGCTTTCTTGATGTTTCATTGATATAAGAGATTGAAACTCTTTGAATTGTCTGtgatatgtgtttttattgttgcagaATATGCCCATTCCTGCAAAACTCCCTGAGCCTATCCGAGTCAGTGAAGCAGTGGCTAAAAAAAGTCAAAGCAAAGCCAGGTGAGTGGCAAGCAAAGCAGTTGAGTGTTATTACTACAACACTTTACCATTACTCATCAGTTATCGCTTTCTTCCATCAGGCTCACAGACCCCATTCCTACCACGGAAACCTCAATTGCACCTCGCCAACGCCCCAAGGCTGGCCAGGCTCAGCCCCAGCCAATATCAGGCATTCTTTCTATCCAGCCAGCTCTCACCCCACGCAAGAGACCCAATGTTGCTGGCGGAGTGCCCCAGGCCATAGGTACTGGTTCCTCTATaatatgtctgtatgtcagAGTCGAAACCATTGGTAACAGACATGTACACTAGATATAAGTGAATTTTTTGAAGAATTTGACTGTTAGGCTTATCAACACATAGTCACTCAACCTTGTCCTccacagttattttatattaaccATCTAAATAGATTggtgaaaatgtttaatgacataaaatgccaaaaacacTACAGAAGTGGTACAACAAACTTTTACTGAATTCAGCTGTGTTAAACAAATGCATTCATTCTTCATATGAAATTAAGAATAGGGCCCAAAATATCATTTTGCTCAAATATTACCAGTTGTTAAAAATCTGGATCTACTTTTCGTTGAAAGGATTCTTTAACtacttgaacacacacacacacacacacacacacacactttcacaacATATCAAGAGAGTTTTCACTTGACAGCTTATTATAACACACAAGTCCATGCAGTATTTATTTGCACAGATTTTTCAAGTCAACAGAAATATAATTTGTATGTTATAAATTATCgatttttctcactttcagGTGTTGGTATTAATGTCCCACCTTCAGCTACAGCCACTGTCCAACCTACTCAACAGGCTCCTGCCACACAGGCTGCAACACAGCCAGCTCAGACAACCAACATGCCGCCACAGGCTACACCACAGCATCACCAGCTTCtcatgaagcagcagcaggcagcagccTTCTTAAGCCCACAGAGTAATCAGCAGGTAGGCAGCCTTGCAAGAAAagagtggagtgtgtgtgtttaattttcagACCAGATGTTCCTggtttaaactgtatttttataccCTATTATTTAGGGTGCCCTACTATCTTATGTTATcttaaaagtgtttttacattacagGTTATAGGGTTAATATAGGTATTAAAGGCATCTACCTCTTTCTTTTCAGAATTTTCTAgcaaaaaaacactgaatatttttgCTCTAATCATTTTACCTGGGCCAAAGCTTGAAGCTGAGCCTTGCTTATGATTGGCTGTGTGGTATTCCCATGTAGCATCATCTGGTACAAAGCCTCCaccaccaacagcagcaacaacaaacagcatctcATGTGTCTACCCTGTTGCAATCCAAAGCTAAACCTGTTCCTCAAGCTGTTACCCTACCACGACCACACCATCAGCAGCACATGGTCCATGAGGCACCTGCTGTCCATCTCACACCCATCCCTGAGTCAGCACTTACTGGTCCTGCAGCTGAACCAGAGGTTGTGGTAACATCCTACTCCTGCTGccgtctgctgctgctctttggGTTGGGGTTGATGATTAGCCTCTCTCTACCTAATCATGAACATGTTTACTCTTTATctctttgttttactcttttcttttttactttgaacAACGAACAGGGAGGCATTCAGGAATATATTAGGTATAGCTATAGATAATATATTTAGTTAGAAGTGTTTCCTTTAATGATTAGAACAATCAGTATAAtctaatgatttatttttgcacactgcacacCTCCTGTATATATTTTCACTTAcctaaaatgtgtttccatctctttctttttctgtaacTGTTTTCTCTGATTTCATAGAGATGTGGTTTCGGGTGAATTTCTAATCCTCctacagattttcttttccagctgATTTCATGTTTGGGGGTCCTCATTGCGCACTAAACAGATCTTAGGAATTAGCATCACGTTTTCTCTAATATTGATATCTTCATCTATACTTTCTCTTTACAGACATCTGGCCGAGGTATGCACAAAGTTGGCTCCCTGACACCCCCTTCATCACCAAAGATGGCTCCCAAGGGTGGTCACAGACGCATCCTGAGCGATGTCACCCACAGTGCTGTATTTGGTGTCCCAGTCAGCAAGTCTACCCAGTTACTTCAGGCAGCCGCAGCTGAGGCCAGCCTCAACAAGTCCAAGTGAGCAGAAATAATCCCCTTCAGTGATCTGGGGATGAACTGGCCTTTCATGGCATTGAGTGAGCTCAGAGAGCCAATAAAACAGTCCATTCAAATGATAAAACCAGAGCATCCAGTTAAAGAACAATCACTCAATTCAGTCTTTAAATAGCTCTGTTCACTCATTTGCATACATCAGTAGGCCACTGTCTACAGACTTGACATCCAAAATTTCACTTTGCacttgtttatgtttatgtttaaaccCCTGTGTACTGCAGGTCAGCCAGCACTACCCCTTCTGGCTCCCCATGCTCGTCCCAGCAGAGTGTGTATCATCCAGGTGATGGAGACGCACCGTCAGCCTATACTGCACCCATTAGTCAGCCTAGCTGGAATCCCTTTGGCGATGATAACTTCTCCAAGCTAACAGCAGAAGAGTTGCTCAACAAAGACTTTGCAAAGCTAGCTGAGAGTAAGGTTCAACTTGTGCACTCTATACCTACACCTGCAGCATTGCCAAATAGCTGTGTTATCTAACTATAATTGCTACTTTGATGTTTGtgaacagctgctgctcaaGGAGATAAAGTCATGGGCTCCAGTGAAAATCTTATCCCTGGGCTCAGTGCTTTTCCTGGTAAGGATTTGGTTAATTCTTCTCAGTCCTCTCTTTGCTTTACATAGTATGTTTTCTATGAGGCTTCAGCATATATATGATACATTTGTCATCACATTGACATTTCTCTCAGTCTTCTGTTTTAGTATTAATGAAAGGAGGGGTTGTCATAAAAGTTAGCCCATGTTTTTTTCTATACTTTGGCTTGTACCGTTCTGTTCCTCCATCGTCCATGTTCATGTTCCTTCATTTgttctcttctgtctttattgtcTGTAAAACAGTAATTTGAAAGATCTGTGAACATCATGAGTGCAGCTTCAGTGCTGTTGACCGTCCCAGACCTCTTAATACTTGCTTGCTCTCTGACAACACAGCTCATTTTCTTGTCACGACATGACACAGAATGAGCCGTGCCTTTGATGCTCTGAGGCCTTGAACAGCTCTtgaacaaatatatttttagacctaaagagtcatgttttttattaactgAGGTGCTTTCCTAGATATCCTACTATGCTGAAGCTAGTTTATGAATGCTAGTTTTATGGTTTGGATTTGTACATGGTCCTATCTTGTTGACACAGAAGGCAGCCTCACAGTGGCTCCTTGTCAGCTTCCATGAATAGAGACCATAGCTACAGCTAGTTCACATCTCATTTGCAGATCTGTGCTTTGGCTGTTGCCTGGTAACGCAAAGGACAAATTCTCCTTTGTTAATTGGATTGCCTCATTTGCTGAGGGAGCCTGTTCACCAGTTCCAGTAAGAACAAGAGAAAGTTAAGCACACTGTCTTGTTAAAATGATCACCTAGccttttatgttttcattagttTAGCCTTTAGCTCGTTTGGAAGTGCACGCTTCTTAGCTGTGTAACTTACTTTGTGTAGTTTCTGGTTAATGCTGAACTGGCTGGATACAAATATCGAGACCATTACGTAATCAGGGTGTGGTTAATCTTCTCTAACCAGACTAAGCTATCTCTTTGAGTCTCTTTATATCACTCAGGGTAGAATACACACAAGCAAACGGACGCAAACAGTCTATCTGAGCAGCGTTTAAGATAAAAATTGTTTAACAAAAGTTAGCAGTGTATATTAAAAAGAATTGTTAGTGTAATGTGCcctctgtttacttttctaAAAGAAGTAGATTTCTGACATTTGAGATTTTTGAAAAAAGCTTTTCAGCAGTGTTGGCCTCTTTCCTATAGTGAAGGGGGCAATGGGTCACATCTGCTGTGCCATTTTCTGAGCCAACACATTCCTTGTCTAAGACCCCATCTTATTTTATCCCATAGCAGTTTCCTGTGAGTATGGACTGCAGTGAAAAGTCggtagtttgttgttttatgtgtg is part of the Anabas testudineus chromosome 9, fAnaTes1.2, whole genome shotgun sequence genome and encodes:
- the LOC113150289 gene encoding AP2-associated protein kinase 1-like isoform X2, which translates into the protein MKKFFDSRRELVSSGPGSTAGGGGAGSGSGGSFIGRVFTIGRYQVTVEEIIAEGGFAIVFLVRTHQSLRCALKRMYVNNEHDLQVCKLEIQIMRDLVGNKNIVGFLDSSITAVGAGDVWEVLILMDYCRGGQVVNLMNQRLQTGFSEAEVLQIFCDTCEAVARLHQCKTPIIHRDLKVENILLHDRGHYVLCDFGSATNHFQNPQTEGVPIVEEEIKKYTTLSYRAPEMVNLYGGKVITTKADIWALGCLLYKLCYFTLPFGESQVAICDGSFTIPDNSRYSQDMHCLIRYMLEPDPDKRPDIYQVSYFAFKVARRECPIPNVHNMPIPAKLPEPIRVSEAVAKKSQSKARLTDPIPTTETSIAPRQRPKAGQAQPQPISGILSIQPALTPRKRPNVAGGVPQAIGVGINVPPSATATVQPTQQAPATQAATQPAQTTNMPPQATPQHHQLLMKQQQAAAFLSPQSNQQHHLVQSLHHQQQQQQTASHVSTLLQSKAKPVPQAVTLPRPHHQQHMVHEAPAVHLTPIPESALTGPAAEPETSGRGMHKVGSLTPPSSPKMAPKGGHRRILSDVTHSAVFGVPVSKSTQLLQAAAAEASLNKSKSASTTPSGSPCSSQQSVYHPGDGDAPSAYTAPISQPSWNPFGDDNFSKLTAEELLNKDFAKLAETAAQGDKVMGSSENLIPGLSAFPEKLIEGLKSPETSLLLPDLLALADPFNSSAESSTNAKADVCEDSLIPGLEAPQAQQHPAQQPELIPVTLPDSLTGEDSLLSCDLLSHTSHGSQSVSLLSSSSAPTGSCSGSYREELPPGQTASDLQGESNGYSVLQEGQETEHLERDFQRDEDCVHSSDEDDEKEGQNEEQHDGEAIESHVAAHDCSGSRPLLLDSEDEDEQGAELMLHSSPHSSTLPTQPSTTFHQPAPSSSAQNHSQHVQEPAPSTDVTTDVCDVFANAPFPRAPLAAEQQLDVFSQAPFGKRKEATGAQTKSSYPHPAGAHAGIPDQCVLGQVTQQPFRPQALAKYSRHFEGPVPQQPVAAHRVVSNVGRQTTVASVPVGPLYSLTSEVSAVDPFVSAPFHFKAPQEKP
- the LOC113150289 gene encoding AP2-associated protein kinase 1-like isoform X5 — encoded protein: MKKFFDSRRELVSSGPGSTAGGGGAGSGSGGSFIGRVFTIGRYQVTVEEIIAEGGFAIVFLVRTHQSLRCALKRMYVNNEHDLQVCKLEIQIMRDLVGNKNIVGFLDSSITAVGAGDVWEVLILMDYCRGGQVVNLMNQRLQTGFSEAEVLQIFCDTCEAVARLHQCKTPIIHRDLKVENILLHDRGHYVLCDFGSATNHFQNPQTEGVPIVEEEIKKYTTLSYRAPEMVNLYGGKVITTKADIWALGCLLYKLCYFTLPFGESQVAICDGSFTIPDNSRYSQDMHCLIRYMLEPDPDKRPDIYQVSYFAFKVARRECPIPNVHNMPIPAKLPEPIRVSEAVAKKSQSKARLTDPIPTTETSIAPRQRPKAGQAQPQPISGILSIQPALTPRKRPNVAGGVPQAIGVGINVPPSATATVQPTQQAPATQAATQPAQTTNMPPQATPQHHQLLMKQQQAAAFLSPQSNQQHHLVQSLHHQQQQQQTASHVSTLLQSKAKPVPQAVTLPRPHHQQHMVHEAPAVHLTPIPESALTGPAAEPETSGRGMHKVGSLTPPSSPKMAPKGGHRRILSDVTHSAVFGVPVSKSTQLLQAAAAEASLNKSKSASTTPSGSPCSSQQSVYHPGDGDAPSAYTAPISQPSWNPFGDDNFSKLTAEELLNKDFAKLAETAAQGDKVMGSSENLIPGLSAFPEKLIEGLKSPETSLLLPDLLALADPFNSSAESSTNAKADVCEDSLIPGLEAPQAQQHPAQQPELIPVTLPDLQGESNGYSVLQEGQETEHLERDFQRDEDCVHSSDEDDEKEGQNEEQHDGEAIESHVAAHDCSGSRPLLLDSEDEDEQGAELMLHSSPHSSTLPTQPSTTFHQPAPSSSAQNHSQHVQEPAPSTDVTTDVCDVFANAPFPRAPLAAEQQLDVFSQAPFGKRKEATGAQTKSSYPHPAGAHAGIPDQCVLGQVTQQPFRPQALAKYSRHFEGPVPQQPVAAHRVVSNVGRQTTVASVPVGPLYSLTSEVSAVDPFVSAPFHFKAPQEKP